One window of Dyadobacter sandarakinus genomic DNA carries:
- the ychF gene encoding redox-regulated ATPase YchF codes for MSLQCGIVGLPNVGKSTLFNAISTGKAEAANYPFCTIEPNVGVVTVPDERLDVLTTLVKPQKVIPTIIEFVDIAGLVKGASQGAGLGNKFLANIREVDAIVHVVRCFQDENVVHVEGRVDPVFDKEIIDAELQLKDLESVDKKIQRVEKGARAGDAKAKSELEWLKKYKETLEAGKNARSVQIDEETKQAVIGDLQLLTAKPVLYVANVDESSMINGNEYSEKLREAVKHEGADVIVLCAAIESQISEIEDPEEHELFLSEYGLEESGLSKLIKASYKLLNLITYFTAGVKEVRAWTIEKGWKAPQAAGVIHSDFEKGFIRAEVIKLADYEQYKTEAGVKEVGKMAVEGKEYVVADGDIMHFRFNV; via the coding sequence ATGAGTCTTCAATGCGGGATCGTAGGACTGCCAAACGTTGGTAAATCCACCCTCTTCAATGCAATTTCAACCGGTAAAGCCGAAGCCGCCAACTATCCTTTCTGCACCATCGAGCCCAATGTTGGCGTGGTAACCGTGCCCGACGAGCGGCTGGATGTCCTGACCACCCTTGTGAAGCCGCAGAAGGTGATCCCTACCATCATCGAGTTTGTGGACATCGCAGGCCTCGTAAAAGGTGCGAGCCAGGGAGCTGGTTTAGGTAATAAATTCCTGGCCAACATTCGCGAGGTCGATGCGATCGTGCACGTGGTACGCTGCTTCCAGGATGAGAATGTAGTACACGTGGAAGGTCGTGTAGACCCGGTTTTTGACAAAGAAATCATCGATGCCGAGTTACAGCTGAAAGATCTCGAATCTGTTGACAAGAAAATTCAGCGGGTTGAAAAAGGTGCCAGGGCCGGTGATGCGAAAGCCAAGTCCGAGCTGGAATGGCTGAAAAAATACAAGGAAACGCTGGAAGCCGGCAAAAATGCCCGGAGCGTTCAGATTGATGAGGAAACAAAACAAGCCGTGATCGGCGACTTGCAGCTGCTGACGGCCAAGCCGGTACTGTATGTGGCCAATGTGGACGAAAGCTCCATGATTAACGGAAATGAATACTCCGAAAAATTGCGGGAAGCTGTAAAACATGAAGGTGCCGACGTGATTGTTCTTTGTGCTGCTATTGAATCGCAGATTTCTGAAATTGAAGATCCCGAGGAGCATGAGCTGTTCTTGTCCGAATACGGCCTGGAAGAGTCGGGATTGAGCAAGCTGATCAAAGCATCTTACAAGCTGCTTAACCTGATTACCTACTTTACTGCCGGTGTGAAGGAAGTGCGTGCCTGGACCATCGAGAAAGGTTGGAAAGCGCCGCAGGCAGCTGGTGTAATTCACAGTGATTTTGAAAAAGGCTTTATCCGTGCCGAGGTGATCAAGCTGGCGGATTATGAGCAGTATAAAACCGAAGCCGGCGTGAAGGAAGTCGGTAAAATGGCCGTTGAAGGTAAGGAATACGTGGTCGCCGATGGGGATATCATGCACTTCCGCTTCAATGTGTAA